A window of Lagopus muta isolate bLagMut1 chromosome 14, bLagMut1 primary, whole genome shotgun sequence contains these coding sequences:
- the LOC125700430 gene encoding palladin-like: protein MQSPSGSLTGSPYGITPVFTKGLQNVRATKGQLVVFECRVHATPTLQVHWYREYDQIIDSADFRILRKKACSSSLPEEVCTLVITEAFPEDSGIFKCVAENEFGSAASSARLLVSPGAKELDSFAGAAHVPAVQVTMKKPSFARSSQAAVKDRDMPSLPSYSTDTAEATNFGQLNSKSEVEDFHGVYENSPQNSPLR from the exons ATGCAGAGTCCCTCAGGAAGCCTGACTGGGTCTCCCTATGGAATCACACCTGTGTTTACAAAG GGTCTGCAAAATGTAAGAGCTACAAAAGGTCAATTAGTGGTATTTGAATGTCGTGTCCATGCTACACCCACCTTACAGGTACACTGGTACAGAGAATACGATCAGATAATAGATTCTGCAGACTTCCGAATACTACGAAAAA AGGCTTGTTCATCATCACTTCCTG AGGAAGTCTGCACCCTGGTTATTACAGAAGCTTTTCCAGAGGATTCTGGAATATTTAAATGCGttgctgaaaatgaatttggatCTGCAGCATCCAGTGCACGCCTCTTAGTTTCCCCAG GAGCAAAAGAACTGGATAGCTTTGCGGGTGCTGCCCATGTGCCAGCTGTGCAAGTCACCATGAAGAAACCCAGCTTTGCCAGGAGCAGCCAAGCTGCAGTCAAGGACAGAGACATGCCCAGCCTGCCGTCCTACAGCACGGACACAGCAGAAGCCACAAACTTTGGCCAGCTAAATTCAAAGAGTGAAGTTGAAGATTTTCATGGAGTTTATGAGAATTCACCTCAAAATTCTCCTCTGCGGTaa